The region GGCCTAAAGGCTAGAGAAGTGGGCTTGGGACTGAAAGGTCACTGGTTCAATTCCCTGaaccagcaggaaaaatgtgggcatacagtgctttcccctctctcagtatccacagctgaagtgcccttgagaaAGGCACCTcgcccccaactgctccccaggCTGTGTGGTtgcccactgctctgtgtgtgtgtgtgtgctcactacttggatgggttaaatgcagaagatAAATTTCCCactgggattaataaagtataaaaaaattaaaatattgcaAAATGAATCCCCAACGTACTCTCGAGTCCTAACCCCCACTTCACTGTCTGACTCCTGTCGTGAGGTCAGCAGTTTGAGCCTGTCTTAGGGTGAAAACATCTTGTTTTAAAGAATCCAGAGTGAGGATTCTTTTACAAATCATGAAGAAGGGTTCAACATTGTACCCAAGTGTTCCTCTATAATTTCAATCTCAGGAATCCTTAAAGTTTGCTCTTTTATTCTTAGAGGGTCATTGTGTTTACAGTcatttgagtgagtgagtgagtaagtaaatgagtgaacatgtgtgtgtgtgtgtgtgtgtgtgtgagagagagagagagagagagagagagagagacaaagacagaaacagagagagagagactatagcTGAAGGAGAGTCCTTGGAAGGGCCGGTGCTCCAAATATGTAACCGGATTAGAGGGGCAGAAAATTGAAAGTATTTTCTGCATTTCTCCGTGTGTTTAGACGGAGGCCAAGACTTTCCACTCTCCAGAGCCAGACACAGGCTGGAGAAtgacagagatgcacacacttGTTCAAGGCCTGATTCCACATACCTGCGATTAGCTCACTGTCTTGGTGCTGTCTGTCACTGCTTACACTGACTACACGACCCTGGACAATGTTTTCAGAATCATTAATCAAAACACTCTCAAAAGGACAgagacctgctctctctctaaaagtttttgaaaaatctcagaattttggCAAGATCAAGCAAAAAATACTTACAGcaactaattaaaaaaacattctaaGCCGAATCAAGGACTagatgtgaaaatgaactgtttaGTTCTTGTATTCAGGGCAATGAAATATCCGCTGATATACTGATTCTCCTTTCTAACTGAAATAACCAcatgaaaacagagcagaggaactATAAAGGAGGTTTGTGCTCTGGTTGTATAGGTGTGCTGTCACTTTGTAACAATAACCGGACATcagtaactacagtaaaatGGCATATAAAGATGGGAAGCCATTTCGTGGCGCTCAAACGAGATAATCACAGTGCTCTCTTCCCTCTGCAAAAACAGGATTTTATCAAATGTGCGAGAGGAAGTGACATGACACGCTCACCCGCTGTCGTTCTTCCTGGAAGACGGCTTCATGGACACTGCAGGCGAACAGGGCCGTAGGAAGGTCACTAAGATCCATCATCTCTTCTGAGTCTTCATCATTCTCCCCAAACaacatctcctcttcctcatcctcctcaggATCGCTGCTGTAGGCCTCTGAGCCATTACTCCAGGACTTAGCCCCATCTCGTAGCATGGCTGGGCCTTGCCACTTTAatacagagagcagagggatgaatggatggatggatggatgagtgggtggatggatgagtCTGGATGAGATGATGGGGAGGGAAGAAGTGAGATGAGATGTAAAAGAATTAcaaagaaaagtgagaaaagagagaaagaaagatgactAGTGATGGTGGGTTACAGTTCTAAATACAAAGTTCAATATAAACACTTTAGAATTTTTCTATGACTGCATGTCTGTGCAATAACAACATATATCAGTATAATTTGGTATGTATTTATACACCATGTGTCACCATATTCAGTACAATTACAAATCATATgttctcagacacagacatagacacacatacacacagacacaaacacacacataaacacgcacaaaGTTACACTGTACTTCTCAAGCTGACAAGTTTGGACATCAGTAAGGACAACAGGACTTGCTATTGTATAATGACCAGTTCTCCTGATTTTTTACATCCACTGATTTTTGAAAACTATAGACCAAATTGAGTCAGTACTCAACCACTTACAAACCAGCATGAAAACTGTTGCACTGTTGCAAATTGTTGATAGAAAGTACTTCTTTaaagaaaactgaataaaaagataataatgataataataagcTTTTCCAAAGTAAGTTTGTGTTAAGTATCATTATTGTCATTTAACTTAGGAGCCTGAAGCGACAATGAGCACTCATCATGTCTTACAGTGACATCTAGTGGCCCTTCAACAGTCGGTATTACGTTTAATATTATGACTGTTTACTTCAGTATTACTATCCGATATTATAACTCATATCAGTTTACATATTACAGTCCAATACCATGATTCACTCCTGTTTACTTAGCACAATACCTGTTTTACAATGACACAGAATATTATTGCTGTTTATGCGGTTGTTCTGGCAACTACAGTGAATGTGACTGAGCAGTATGTAGATTACAAACTAGCAGAACAGTTTTTCCGCAGAGTACTGCTGCATGTGGCCTTTACCGAAAGATAGACAATACAGTGAGTTACAATAGGTTATCCGTAACAATGTGATTTGCCAAATAGACACCTCACAAACTATACCACACATTGCCTCATGGACAAACAATTCCAATACTGATGCAAATGGTCGATTTCGACTCGAGCAAATAATTACATGGAACGTAAGAATCAACCGAAACGCATAGGACAGTCCTAcgtaaaaaataaacacacgaTATGAAGTTGTTACATCAGATCGGCAAGATCTGAAGAGCTAACCTGTGCGAAGCGCACTGCCACTTGCAGGACAGCCTTGTCAatgtcaaaataacaaaatgtcaTCGAGATGAGGCGGAAAACTATGGCTGACAACCAGATGCCGCAACATTGGACTCTCAACTAAAAGAATGACTCCACAAATAGACACGACCTACGTACTGAAATGTTACTTAATTAAATTGAATGAGCGCTTACCAGCAGTCACTGTGATGTTAGGAATAAACGTTGCCGTTTCTCCATCAACCACGGAAGTCGTTACGATTTCACATATACCGCTCCTTTCATAAATTTGCTAATACCAGAGGGAGATTAAAACGGGCGAATACTACCCTTTCATTTTATACATTATTTCATGTAATTACTATAAATCCGAAGTGGACTGCCTTTACAGCAGTAAAATGGTAGGACCAATGAGCTAGCGGTTTATCTCCAAGTTAACCAATGGTGTTTGAGTTCGAACAAAAACACTACAGATGGGATTGGTGACAAATGCCACACAAACCCATTCGTAATCTGTGTACTCTTCTTAGCCTCGCTATTTGGTTATTAACTCCGTGACAATCCAATAAAACTTCCAATAAAACCTACCTACGTTATGACGTATAGTTAAACTGCAGTGAAGTCTACTTCTTCAGCAACAGGGTGATCCAACAACTCCACAATATTACCGGGAACCCTGTGACGTCACATCAGAAGTGACATTAGTATTATCAGAAGTGATTTTGcacaaaatgttctctttcGTATACTGCCCACCTACTTTCAAAATACTGTCTGAAGGGTCGAAGAGAGGATTTGAACCACTTCGTTGATATGCCTAAAACAAACCAGGAGGCAGAGTACTGGGGCCAATGCACGAACGATATATGTGATGGATGTAGCCTTGGTAACAGCAAGCATCCCCACGCTGGGTATGAAATTTATTCATTACATTGTTATGAAAATGCCAAAACAGTCAAGAGAGGTAGACAATGCATGGCAATAACATTTTAGGAGAGCAATGAAACATTAGGTACTAAAATCCACcattaatacatttattaaactacagtttttacatttttattttcaaatttgaaTTACAATGACAGTTCCAAGTCAATTAAATACTTCAAATGCATGAAATCAGACATTACCAGAACAGAGTCCATGACATACATGCATTTCCTTTCTTTACTGATGAGTACATCTGGAGCAGTAGGCAGCAACTTCTacttcaaaaatgaaaatgatccaCACTCACAACTACAAGTGGTATAAGTGGAATGTCACCCTTCAAGAGATCATAGCATTTCAAAATACTGTCTGAAGGGTCGAAGAGAGGATTTGAACCACTTTTTGCCACATTATACAAATCATTGGCAAAAGGAAGAATGAATAAAttagaacaaaaatgaattaactgGTGTTAAGCTGCCCTTTACTTTTCAACAGTTAATCTACGGTCATGATCACTGCCTTTCATACGCTCACCGCAGAGTCAGGTCAACCTGACAGTTAACACCATTACTATAATCATTTTAGGTTTATACATGAGGAAATCTCCAATGGTCCCTCATAAATCAAACCCAATTggaataaaaaggaaaaaaacagcatattttTACCAGATGTGCACATTGCCACCACAGCCCATAATGGGAGTCCCTTCAAATTCACCGCAATGACAACAGTTCAGTAGCATTAAAATTTAATTATAAATTAACTCAACAACAGTATTGTACCCAAAATCCATACACCAAGGGCAAAGCCAGGAAAAATTTGTATGTATTGATTTTGTAAGACCCAAGTTGCCAGCccaaaaatgttcctttttaaaTTGACACTGCTACATTTATATTACCATTGACACTTCGATGTGTCCCTATTCTGCTATGACAGTTAcatttctttacacacacaggtctTCTCTGTATGGAACTCTAATACAGGCACTTAAAAAGGGAAAGCACAGCTAGGCACAAGTGAAAATCAAACACCAGACAGTCTCATCCCCAGACAggcactgtaccacactgcattCAATGACTTTCAATAGCAAAAGACTACTGATTCTGGACATGTTGCAGAAAGTGTGAGGGAGGCAGgataaaaaaaccaaataagACCACATAGTGTTCTGGAGTGTTTGTGAAGCATTAGAGAGATGCTAAGGCTGGACATTACCATGGACAGCAATCTTTGAGGTATATACCATAATTACTCTATGCTTCTCTTGGTATTATACAACGGAGCTTCAGTTTGCTGTGTCCCCCATCTCATAAGCGGAGTGAAAATCATTCAGTATTAACTCTCATTCAACGTTAACTCTCTTGAAATGTCCATCATGACAGGAGAGCAGTACAGTTCTTAAGCTGTAAGATGTTTAGTGAGTTTTGCAGTTCATATGAACCATAGAATATGTTAAATCTGCCTCTGTATCTTCAAAACTTAGTGCTCCTTAGTCAAATTGTTCTCTCACAGATATTTCCAAGGCTAGAAAGGCAAATTCCACTTTGGTTGGACAAGGAAACTTCATCTTCGGGCTGGAGAGAATTTTATCTTTCCGAAATCTTGTCTGGTCATTTGGAATTCCTTGCTGGCAGAACATGTTGTTGAAAGAATGGACATTGGTTGAATTCAGAGTCAAACCACTTCAAATCTCTTTCTCAATCCTTCTTCAAGTCTGTGGTTTTGTATAGGTTAACATTAGGATCGGGTGTGACTGCCAGCTGCTTTTGGTCAATGGGCAGGGTTGTAGGCATCACACTGTCATTGTTGACAAGAGCACCGTAAGAAAAAGAACCGTTATAATCAGGCTGGACCACCCAACCTTTATCATGGATGGTCGGAACACCTGTAATGAAAATTAGAAAACAACACGAAGCCTCTCATTATAAAGTTACATCTGTGAGGTAACACtttaaatataatgtaatacagataaaatgaaatgctaaCCTTGAAGCATATCCATGGTTACATAAGGCTCAAACGCTTTGgctttcttcttgtttttggtGACGAGGAAGACTCCCAAAAAGCAGGCTACACATCTACCAACACCACAGAGGAGCAAAGTTACTGAAAATCACTCAAGTTTACTGATGCTTCATTTACCACACAAGGCCAGCTAAAATGGAGAACTGTGTCTCTCCAGAGATGAGCAGAAGATAAATATATCTGGTTCTGACAGAAAATCATCTTAAAAGTTTTACTTATACTTTCAGACATCATCATTACATCAGTTAACAGCTTGTTCCCAAgaacatgacattttaatgcTAACTCACCCCAGCAGGAACATGCATATATGGAGGACATCTTCATGATTGAATTCCATATAAAAGACAGCTCctttaatgaaagagaaacagcaggaGACTGAATAAGGGATTTCCAGTATTAAAACCTCGTAATAAGTTCCTCTATATAcagaaaatgaaggaaaaagagagtggggagagaaagaaagaaagatagaaagaaagaaagaaagaaagaaagaaagaaagaaagaaagaaagaaagaaagaaagaaagaaagaaagaaagaaagaaagaaagaaagaaagaggaagaagtgaCTCTTACCTGCCCCGATAGCAAAGGTGGTGGAGAAGATGTAATTGACACAAGCAACCAGGGAGGAGTCATACAACTGTGACGCCTGGGACAAAAACCTGTAAGACAGGTCAGAGATCTAACATTAACTGTATTATTTAATCCAGAGCCATGAATAAGCTGTCCAAAAGCCTCCACGCCACCACATTCATATCCAGGAATACACGGGAATCTATCACTTCCCGTTTAAGATAGGCTCACTCATTCAAGCTTTCTACCTGATCATACTACACCAACATAAAGATCAGTAACTGAAGGAACAGGAAACTCACGTAGCCTGGAAGACTACAGTTGCTGCCATGCAGACAAACATGACATAGAAGATGGGGTAGCTGAGCTGGAGTGGCCCGTTGACGCTAAGCACGATCATACCAGACACAGCCTTCACCGTGATGACTGTCACTGAGCCTGAGACAGGCAGAAATACAGAGATATcattatcagagagagaaaaatatcacCGCAATGACTGTCACTGAGCCTGAGACAGGCAGGAATACAGAGATATCAttatcagagagacagaaaaatatcaCCGCAATGACTGTCACTGAGCCTGAGACAGGCAGGAATACAGAGATATCAttatcagagagacagaaaaatatcaCCGCAATGACTGTCACTGAGCCTGAGATAGGCAGGAATACAGAGATATCATTACCAGAGAGACAGGTCCAGAAAAGTATCAGACTAACATGTAACTATGAAAGTTTGTGTGGACAGATCTTTTAAGctaaaatctgaaaataaagCTTTGGAAATTTCATTATattggaaaaacagagaataaagaAACTTCAGAGCAAATGCACTGTATGACAACAGCAAGGAGAACAAATATTTTGTCTGGAGGGAGAACTGCAACAGTTATATGACGATGTAATTTCTGAAGGCAGCATTGTTCAAATTTATGAATTTAGCTGACTCTTTACTACCAGGCCCAAGTCAATACCACATACAGATTCAGTCAGTAAAAGCCATACATTTGCGCTTCAGCTGTTATTACCAACAAAATTACTCACCCAGCAATGCAACCAAGAGAAGAATAAGGACGAGGTAGTTAGCATTACGCTGTTTGTAGAAATAAAGGATCAAACAGAAGGTGATAATCTCCAGAAGCtgttgtgtgaaaaagaaaaacacatttcagctgTGAATCTTGATTAACATTTCTAGCACACATAAACAACTGTGAAACAGAAGGTTTGAGAAAAGGAATTTATCCTAAGAGTTGTTTCTTTCTGAATGTTAAAGGTTTAAATTACAGTTCCCATTAGCAAGCACTATCACCCTAGCTCATTTGCAAATAAAATATGATCATTTAATTTGAACTTTACTGGTGACAAACATGGTCGCTTCATCCATGCatgaaatcccccccccccaaaaaaaacaaacttcagacTCTTCTGAAGCAAGCTGACCATCTCAGTTTCAATATTTATGATAACAGAGCAGATTGACACATCTTGTAGAGACATAACATTTGTTGCTTCACTCTCATTTCGGTAGCTATGGACCATAATTATCAATATTAAACACAGTCCCTGAAAAGTTATACTGAAATAGTTCAGTTGGGAGAAAAACATTAGGCCTATATACAACATTAAAAGAGGACCTTACCAAATACAGGAGGGACGGCCATCCAATCACATGCTTCACAATGTTCTCAGCATTCAGCTTCTCATGAGAGTTGGGTCCAAATGTCACAAAGAGGTAGGTCCCACCAATTGCTAAGGCACATCCGAGGAAGGACAAAATGTACCGctctgaaaacaagaaaagtaGAAATGAAACACAGATACCAAAGCAGGggtaaaatgtaaatgaggTATTCAATGGCAAATTCAGTTAAAACCACAAAACTTGGAACAATTATTCCACCAAGAACACTGTACTGGCAACAAGAGTGAGCATTAGCTGTCTGTGGCTAATTCAGTGCAGAAGAGACTCACACTGCACAGCAGGAGGACAACTTCATTATAAgcactctctctgactgaactttaagtacaaacacagacaatcaTAGGCCATACTCACTCAAAAACTCTTTAGGCTTCCATTTCTCTCGCAAAAACAGGAAACCAAGTATTGAACTTGCTGTGGAGAACACagttgaaaatatttttcaataacATGAGCAGACCAAATTAATTATCTGAGTAAAATGCTAGTGGAATTTTGATACAATTTTCAAAACAACCAGcaactaaaaaaagaaatcttttaacggaaatgaaaaatgaaagtataGAAAATTGCTTATTATTCCATCCACGTTGTATAAAATGAGAGTCTGGATGTCTGACTTAAAAAGCAGTGATGGAATGATCTGAGGTTGCCCACTGGTCTAGTAACTGGTCACGTGCTTACCTATAATGGACACAGCATTGAGAGGGGCTATGAGAGAAAGGGGGGCGAAGGCATATGACACAAAAAGTGTGGCTTCCCCCAGGAACATCAGCACCAGGCCGCTCCACCACGTCTTGGTGCGATAATAAGCCCGAGGATCTTTGGTCCCTGCTAGCGCCACGTGACTATATTTCTGAAAGGGAAAAGATGACAAGAATTGGTATTATTAAAATCTGAGTTTAGAGAGAAATATTCATGTAAAATATGTCTCTTTTACATCTGATTCCAACCCTGTTTCTCTTTATAAACACTACGTATATTCTTTATTACTTTTACCGTCGATTATGTCTTAGACTGCTCAATTACAAAACAAAGTGggcaaacacatttttaactGCGCAGCGTTAGGATGATTTCACTGTGTTATTACGTTAACATATGAGGGTATTTTATTCATTGCGCCTGATGCGTCCAACATAACGATTTAAGCTTAACCAGTTAGGTTAGGTTAGAGCCATGTCAtgcaacaaaaaatgttttatattcataCGTAAAGCAAATCATTAGGTCTGGTAACAGAACTTGATTGGACAGCTTCAGTGACAGTATTACGAAAACCTTAAGTACGTCAGAGCTGGCAGTCAGTCACACCTTTCTGTTGACAGGGTGTAACAATAAACACTCCTTAAAATATTTGATAGACATACACTGTCATCTTTTCTCACCTGTATGCTGACAGAGATGCTGACAAGCAGGTTTCCAAATATAGCCAATAATGTTCCGATGAGATTCTCCTAGGataacaaacacaaaggaaacagagaTGCTTTGAGTGACATGAAAAATCTTACACTGAACGCGCAAAATCTCAATAACCGTCAATACCCTTCACAATGTCTATCAGTGTCTACACCAGGACGTCGGTTGCACGCATACTGAGTTTCACATATAATGTAAGTGTGACGTCATGGGATAAAACCGCCAACAAAGACCAACAGGTtacgagtttttttttattgcctcGTATACTTTTGCATATGTGCATACCAAAGCCCACGGTTTCCCTCTCGGAAATAGTATTTGAATCGACCTAGGAACTTATGTCCCACGTCAAATAATTGCCTGGCTGGCTGTAAACATCACATCACCAAACAAGTAGGTCAACCGACAAGTAACTGTAAGGTCGAGAATAAATTCATTTGCGTAAAGCGTTAAGGTAAACCCAGATCTACGTAAAACACTTCATTCATATGCACTTACTGGGTACGATCTAATATAGCAACTACACCATCTGTGCTAAACGAACTCATACTTACCGTATAAGACGTTGGGCCGTCCACAGATTCGTCGCTAATGCTGCTAATTTGGGCATGATTCACGCCTGCCATGGTCGAAAGAGCATATGGCAGGCAGCTAGTAATCAATAGCGGGTAAGTATCAGAATCCAAGGTGCGTAACTGCACTCATCACTTACAAATGTTTTATCTGAACACTTAAACCACTAAACTTCATCTTTCTGTCAGCTGGTCAGGATCATTTCTGCGACTCGCCATGTTccaaaaacagctgtttcctGGTTCTACTTGTTCCTGTCACGCATGCGTTAACTGCGGTCACATGCGTCATACGAATTTTCTCATTGATAAACGCAACTGTTTTGCAAACGAGCCTCCCGTCGCTGCGCAAGTACTGCGGCATTATTTCAATTATGCAGATATTATGGTGGAGCCGAGGAGAGTTGTTTAGAAGCCAAGAGAAAGAGTAAAGATGAAGCCTGCACCTGATTAATATGTCAGGCTAGCTGAGGAGTTATCTGAAAAAATTGCAAAGGTGTACTTCTTTTGTTTAGTAATGATGTAGGCAGCTTTTCTTTTGAGATTCAACTTCTTGTCAGGTGactgttgtctttgttgttgctgctgcagtTGCTGGACCAGAATCACAAAACCGTTCCTCAACATTACAGAGGCTTTCCCAGACATGTAATTAGCGTGTCATTACAAAAAGTGTGTAAAGTGGGTTAGTACACTTGTGTTCTGTTACTTATTGGCTACTGTTTTGATGGTCAATGTCAGCTAGTCAAGGACACAATGTATGGACAAGCGCTTGACTCATTTTTCCCGACGTAACACTGACTTTGAAGACACTCAGAAATTAATATCTTAAGTCAGCATAACAGCCTAAATCTATGCACGACTGACCTCTAATTAACTCTGTTAACTAGCATTACCAGTGTATCCAGAATCACTTTGTTTGCCAGGTATAGTAATGTACAGGAATTTGATTTGACATAATTGTGCAGCACTCAGCATATAAGACCTTTGCACAACAGCACAGGAGGAGATTAGGGAGTATAGGAGAACATGGGAgccacgcacacatgcataagcAATAACCTAAGAAACGTAGGAGACTGTCGAAGGTAGAATTAGGAATATGTGAAATAGGCAGGAATGATATATATGCAACATCTACATATTAGGTATTTCAGTATTACATCTTTACATCATTTTGAGCAGCGTTACGTGAAATGTTGTTTGGTTTACATGACTTCTTGTCTGTTCCTTTCAGTTTGAGTTCTTTACTCCTTATAccatgtttattattttcacgCAGCATTCAGCAGAGGATCAGAGGGTATTGGATTATGTCATGAATATGATTCATATTTGAACCCTCCCTCTGTGACCAAGCTCTTCTTTTTGTGACCTGTATATAGACTCTTTTATAATGAGATCTTAAGCAGGCCACAAGACCCACCAAACACATGATGCAGGATACAAATGAGCCGCCATTTGTTTTCACCAAGGAAGCATCTAGAGGACATGTATGTGGAACATCTGTTTGCCTTGGGTGTTGTTGCATTTCTTACCACTAGAGGGTGATAGCGCAACAGGTAGTGGAGTTGGGGACCAAAATCATTAGTAATTACAAATGTGTACAGTGGTAAATATTTTCGTCACTAcggtatctatctatctatctgtctgtctatctatctatcaatctgtCTATTTgccaaatatataaataagttaaataaaataaaccaataaaaataaaagttgcCTGAGAACCACGTTTCCACTGCTTTATTGATTCAGACAAGTTCATTGCTTCCATAGTTACCACATTTGCACAGTGCAAAACTGTACAATATTGGAAGTTAAGCACAGGAAAGCATAGAAAGTGAAAACCCACAGATCATTCAGTAACAAATCTATATATAATATTCCCTTATTCACAGCCCAGTTTAAccagacaaaaaataaaaacaacaacaacaacaacaacaaaagttcCAATCACAAAAGTGGTATTTATTGACCCAGATAATTATTATTCCTCCACAGAGCATTCACACTGTCAGGACTGTGGCATGAGTGTATCAGGCACATCAGTGTCAATGCAGGGATCAGAGTGCTAGGCCACCCAGAAATATTTGGTTAACAgcggtcctgtggtcagaaactgatcATTGATGAGGCACTAGTGGATGGCTAATGCAAACTGTGCATGACAACAGACGAGCCTTACTCTCTGACTCCAACAAGGTTTACCTACAAGGTAGGAGTTTCTAATGAAGGGACCAGTGAATGAGTGCTGATATGTAGAGTCTAACAGCACTGGGACGTATTACCATACACATCACTCCATTTTACAGATTCATAAACATCTTGCCAGCCACACAATACC is a window of Chanos chanos chromosome 10, fChaCha1.1, whole genome shotgun sequence DNA encoding:
- the nipal3 gene encoding NIPA-like protein 3, giving the protein MAGVNHAQISSISDESVDGPTSYTENLIGTLLAIFGNLLVSISVSIQKYSHVALAGTKDPRAYYRTKTWWSGLVLMFLGEATLFVSYAFAPLSLIAPLNAVSIIASSILGFLFLREKWKPKEFLKRYILSFLGCALAIGGTYLFVTFGPNSHEKLNAENIVKHVIGWPSLLYLLLEIITFCLILYFYKQRNANYLVLILLLVALLGSVTVITVKAVSGMIVLSVNGPLQLSYPIFYVMFVCMAATVVFQATFLSQASQLYDSSLVACVNYIFSTTFAIGAGAVFYMEFNHEDVLHICMFLLGCVACFLGVFLVTKNKKKAKAFEPYVTMDMLQGVPTIHDKGWVVQPDYNGSFSYGALVNNDSVMPTTLPIDQKQLAVTPDPNVNLYKTTDLKKD